Genomic DNA from Hyphomicrobiales bacterium:
CTGTATTAAACGCCGAGGCAAGACCCATGAAAATAGCTGTTCAAATGGACCACATTTCCACTCTTCACATTGAAGGGGACACAACTTTTGCCTTGATGCTTGAAGCACAAGCGCGTGGACATGAGCTGTTTCATTACACAACCGACCGCTTAGGCATGCGCGATGGCAAAG
This window encodes:
- a CDS encoding glutathione synthase; the encoded protein is MKIAVQMDHISTLHIEGDTTFALMLEAQARGHELFHYTTDRLGMRDGK